The Candidatus Hydrogenedentota bacterium genome window below encodes:
- a CDS encoding family 1 glycosylhydrolase: protein MRPFPSEFLWGATLSAHSVEGGHFDSDWWRWEQRPGRIAGESTSQAGSDHWNRFREDIGLARLFGLNALLVSLEWSRIEPREGHVDGLSLEHYRAVLEAMCAEGLEPVVALHEVTVPAWFALRGGWLAAEAAEIFSRYAGEVAGVLGEACRYWLPMLTPVTALRMGYMRGLWPPGARNMWAAWKSLRHMALAHAETFRRFREKVPDARIGLSVHAETLRPFDVSSSWDLRAVRGECALSNTVWPRVLTSGQWPRPFGENRALADTADFIGVSYYGAQYVRFRPGKGTFAVRVNNQGERAGVYDCEQDSDGLAGVLHDLAAFRKPLMVLGTGLATEDDRARRHFLLNHVATAQRALANGTELRGFMYRSLLDGFEWDRGYEARYGLVHVGRAALARTPNPSAYLYKDIAVSGGIQKGTLARYSPDWRPPEGLVLA, encoded by the coding sequence GTGAGACCATTCCCATCCGAGTTTCTTTGGGGCGCGACCCTTTCAGCGCACTCAGTTGAGGGGGGGCATTTTGATAGCGACTGGTGGCGGTGGGAGCAGCGCCCCGGGCGCATTGCGGGTGAATCAACCTCTCAGGCGGGTTCGGACCACTGGAACCGCTTTCGCGAGGACATCGGGTTGGCGCGCCTGTTTGGTTTGAACGCGCTTCTCGTGTCACTGGAGTGGAGCCGCATAGAACCCCGGGAGGGCCATGTGGACGGGTTGTCTCTCGAGCATTACCGGGCCGTTCTCGAAGCGATGTGCGCGGAAGGACTCGAACCCGTCGTGGCCCTCCATGAGGTGACCGTGCCAGCGTGGTTTGCTTTGCGCGGAGGCTGGCTGGCGGCGGAAGCGGCGGAGATCTTCTCTCGGTACGCCGGGGAAGTTGCGGGGGTCCTCGGGGAAGCATGCCGGTATTGGCTCCCTATGCTTACCCCTGTGACGGCTCTCCGCATGGGCTACATGCGGGGACTTTGGCCGCCCGGGGCGCGGAACATGTGGGCCGCCTGGAAATCGCTTCGGCACATGGCGTTGGCCCATGCGGAAACGTTCCGGAGGTTTCGCGAGAAGGTTCCGGATGCGAGAATCGGCCTGAGCGTACATGCTGAAACGTTGCGGCCCTTTGATGTTTCCAGCTCTTGGGATCTCCGGGCGGTCCGGGGGGAGTGTGCGCTCTCGAATACCGTATGGCCCCGCGTGTTGACGTCCGGGCAATGGCCGCGGCCATTCGGGGAGAATCGAGCCCTGGCGGATACGGCGGATTTCATCGGGGTGTCGTACTATGGCGCTCAATACGTCCGGTTTCGCCCGGGGAAGGGGACGTTCGCGGTTCGCGTGAACAACCAGGGTGAACGTGCGGGAGTTTACGACTGCGAACAGGACTCGGACGGATTGGCCGGGGTGTTGCACGATTTGGCCGCGTTCAGGAAACCGCTGATGGTTCTGGGGACCGGGCTCGCCACGGAAGATGACCGCGCGCGCCGGCATTTCCTCTTGAATCACGTCGCAACGGCCCAGCGCGCTCTCGCCAACGGAACCGAGCTGAGAGGGTTCATGTACCGCTCGTTGCTGGACGGGTTCGAGTGGGACCGGGGATACGAAGCGCGTTACGGGCTTGTGCATGTGGGGCGGGCCGCATTGGCGCGGACTCCAAACCCCTCGGCATATCTATACAAAGACATCGCGGTTTCCGGGGGAATCCAGAAGGGGACGCTGGCGCGGTACAGCCCGGATTGGCGGCCGCCCGAAGGACTGGTACTGGCATGA
- a CDS encoding Gfo/Idh/MocA family oxidoreductase: MKYNNMTRRAFIATTTLAASQTACATSRTRMAANEAQVVPGKESPNEKLNVAAIGAGGKGFSDIMSCKSENIVALCDADWDRCANAFKELPDAKRYRDYRNMLEDMPEIDALTISTPDHIHAPAAIMAMKMGKHVYVQKPLTHTVQEARWMTLVARENGVATQMGNQGHSGNGVRELCEMIWSGAIGQVREAHVWTHRPVWENQGRPDPLPSEVAPENLDWDRWIGPAPMRPYSPGYAPHDWRAWLDFGGGSLGDMACHIMDPVYMSLKLVEASDYTVEVVMQQGRNEQTFPLTTTIKYSFPARGDMAPVDVYWYDGHWPDPKTGEKVYNRPKRPEGVPEAQELGDENANGSYLVGDKGFITAGEYGGRPRLLPDEKMLDYKKPEPFLERIEGENHYLNWLQACKGGKPACSNFDYAGPFTEMVQFGNLVVKSGKKLHWDNKKGVVTNVKNAEAVVSKEYRKGWELAI; this comes from the coding sequence ATGAAGTACAACAACATGACGCGGCGAGCCTTCATAGCCACGACCACGCTCGCGGCGTCCCAGACAGCCTGCGCAACCAGCAGGACGCGCATGGCCGCAAATGAGGCGCAGGTCGTTCCTGGAAAGGAATCACCCAACGAGAAGCTCAATGTGGCCGCCATCGGCGCCGGCGGCAAAGGATTTTCGGACATCATGTCGTGCAAGTCCGAAAACATTGTCGCGTTGTGCGACGCGGACTGGGACCGGTGCGCGAATGCGTTCAAGGAACTTCCTGACGCCAAGCGGTACCGGGATTACCGGAACATGCTCGAGGACATGCCCGAGATTGACGCGCTCACCATCTCGACGCCGGACCACATCCATGCGCCGGCCGCCATCATGGCGATGAAAATGGGCAAGCACGTCTACGTGCAGAAGCCGCTCACGCACACCGTTCAGGAAGCGCGGTGGATGACGCTCGTGGCCCGGGAGAACGGCGTGGCGACACAGATGGGCAACCAGGGCCATTCAGGCAATGGCGTGCGCGAATTGTGCGAGATGATCTGGAGCGGCGCCATCGGCCAGGTGCGCGAAGCACACGTGTGGACCCACCGGCCCGTATGGGAAAACCAGGGCCGTCCGGACCCGCTCCCCTCGGAGGTGGCGCCCGAAAACCTCGACTGGGACCGCTGGATCGGGCCCGCCCCGATGCGGCCCTATTCGCCAGGGTATGCGCCTCACGATTGGCGCGCATGGCTCGACTTCGGCGGCGGCTCGCTCGGCGATATGGCCTGCCACATCATGGACCCCGTGTACATGTCCCTGAAGCTCGTCGAAGCGAGCGACTACACGGTCGAGGTCGTGATGCAGCAGGGACGAAACGAGCAGACCTTCCCGCTCACAACGACCATCAAATATTCGTTCCCCGCGCGGGGTGACATGGCCCCGGTGGACGTGTACTGGTACGACGGACACTGGCCGGATCCAAAGACCGGCGAGAAGGTATACAACCGGCCGAAGCGCCCCGAAGGCGTCCCCGAAGCACAGGAACTCGGCGACGAGAACGCGAACGGTTCATATCTCGTTGGCGACAAGGGGTTCATTACGGCGGGCGAATACGGCGGCCGTCCGCGTCTCCTTCCCGATGAAAAGATGCTCGATTACAAGAAACCGGAGCCGTTCCTCGAACGGATCGAGGGAGAGAACCATTACCTGAACTGGCTGCAGGCGTGCAAGGGCGGGAAACCCGCGTGCTCGAACTTCGACTATGCGGGCCCGTTTACGGAAATGGTGCAGTTCGGGAATCTTGTGGTGAAATCGGGCAAGAAGCTGCACTGGGACAACAAGAAGGGCGTCGTGACCAACGTGAAGAACGCCGAAGCGGTGGTCTCGAAAGAGTACCGCAAGGGTTGGGAACTGGCCATCTGA
- a CDS encoding DUF4091 domain-containing protein yields the protein MRFSLYTALIPFVAVLWSPCVAAAPVGSEDVEIETAHLKVTLPADGPGTVSWFGLRGSAHNQASGDGLLLEGFGVGSFYIPNRRLNVNFEVLEGVSGRPVLRYSYDCDGPNIAGLKSQRLIEPMPDEASLRVRWTVENAGTEDQWVAPWVRAELAAGGKLDAADRIDAPTLGGVRSIKMSGFVPASRNWIAVTDAQSRETVYAVFDAEHLHSFLIEPELDGDHCAIQAAYVPRLFKAKTTWETAYRVNMVRGLSHVDFATTELAAQVDYEPGRLTVLLAGTRDLPPLVIKTSILAQNGRVWKLEPKQFDLDIDTVVRCTYDWTAPADGPYDLVALFEKDGASFNLGEDLNVPHGALDTQFCTGKAASWNMEAWTNAPHALDRQPRTLKRTMAARHETALWAEPALNKIFRDDQPVATGTVEPAVRVSLARNERESVQLVLRPPEGGDWLDVSLQIPDLLNGETNSRLSAENIRAYRVNYCPVTVPSHFEGPTGSWPDPLEPLTPFTARGGVCSPLWITVYAPPGTPPGMYRGLAELASSNGGPVEFWLEATVYDFELPQPPALKTDFGFWLDGALAMCKHMGYSGAAAQLGQAYLQDAAEHGVTLRDLSALPAESADYAASLAAYEKRLPVLQDGGTTTYAVPSSLLDAPEQLKMANAFVKGHDLSGRAFCHIGDGPPEPAWPRLFERMQVWLDTAPQIPMMVSTYGLQPFLSDAAQIWCVHLPMFDTVNGKIILERVQKGGEVWCYIDQSPPRPYANFFVDYAAIEHRALFWQLWALGVRGMHYWSVNSLPAGRDPRAGLVDITPVNGDGFLVYPSASGPVPSIRWEIIRDGIEDYGYLVLFRELQRRAEKSGNRALLDRVRPAADLGPVVPDLVTFTREPEVMMQKRDAIARAIVEMQKALAR from the coding sequence ATGCGTTTCTCGCTTTACACTGCCCTTATTCCGTTCGTTGCAGTCCTGTGGAGTCCGTGTGTCGCCGCCGCGCCGGTCGGGAGCGAAGACGTCGAAATCGAGACCGCACACCTGAAGGTCACGCTGCCCGCCGATGGCCCCGGCACGGTGTCGTGGTTCGGGCTTCGCGGCAGCGCGCATAACCAGGCGTCCGGCGACGGCCTCCTCCTCGAGGGATTCGGCGTGGGCAGTTTCTACATCCCCAACCGGCGCCTCAACGTCAATTTCGAGGTCCTTGAAGGCGTGTCGGGCCGGCCGGTCCTGCGCTACTCCTACGATTGTGACGGCCCGAACATCGCGGGTCTCAAGAGCCAGCGCCTCATCGAGCCCATGCCCGACGAAGCATCCCTTCGCGTCCGCTGGACCGTCGAGAACGCGGGGACCGAAGACCAATGGGTAGCGCCGTGGGTGCGGGCCGAGCTTGCAGCCGGGGGAAAGCTGGACGCAGCGGACCGCATCGACGCACCTACGCTGGGCGGCGTTCGTTCCATCAAGATGAGCGGCTTCGTCCCGGCGTCGCGCAATTGGATTGCCGTCACCGATGCCCAATCGCGCGAGACCGTTTACGCCGTATTCGATGCGGAACATCTCCATTCGTTTCTTATCGAGCCGGAGCTGGACGGCGACCATTGCGCGATCCAGGCGGCGTACGTGCCGCGTCTGTTCAAAGCGAAAACCACGTGGGAAACCGCATACCGTGTGAACATGGTGCGCGGCTTGTCTCACGTGGATTTCGCCACCACGGAATTGGCGGCCCAGGTGGATTACGAACCCGGCCGTCTGACCGTGCTCCTTGCGGGAACACGAGATCTGCCGCCCCTTGTGATCAAGACGTCCATCCTTGCGCAAAACGGCCGCGTCTGGAAACTCGAACCCAAACAGTTCGACCTCGATATCGACACCGTGGTTCGGTGTACGTACGATTGGACCGCCCCGGCCGACGGGCCCTATGACCTGGTCGCCCTTTTCGAGAAAGACGGCGCATCCTTCAATCTTGGGGAGGACCTCAACGTGCCTCATGGCGCCTTAGATACCCAGTTCTGCACCGGCAAGGCCGCCTCCTGGAACATGGAGGCCTGGACCAACGCTCCCCACGCGCTCGATCGCCAACCGCGCACCCTCAAACGCACCATGGCCGCCCGGCACGAGACCGCGCTCTGGGCGGAACCCGCGCTGAACAAGATCTTCCGGGATGACCAGCCTGTTGCCACGGGCACGGTTGAACCGGCCGTCCGCGTCAGTCTCGCGCGCAACGAGCGGGAATCCGTCCAGCTTGTCCTGCGCCCGCCGGAGGGCGGCGACTGGCTTGACGTGTCCCTCCAGATTCCCGATCTGCTCAACGGAGAAACCAATTCCCGTCTCTCGGCCGAGAACATCCGGGCCTACCGGGTCAATTACTGCCCGGTCACCGTGCCGAGTCATTTCGAGGGGCCCACGGGAAGCTGGCCCGATCCGCTTGAGCCGCTCACGCCGTTTACCGCCCGGGGCGGCGTTTGCAGCCCGTTGTGGATAACCGTCTATGCGCCTCCGGGCACGCCGCCGGGCATGTACCGCGGCTTGGCCGAACTGGCGTCCTCGAACGGCGGTCCCGTCGAGTTCTGGCTCGAAGCCACGGTCTACGATTTCGAACTGCCCCAGCCCCCCGCGCTGAAGACCGATTTCGGATTCTGGCTGGACGGCGCGCTCGCCATGTGCAAACACATGGGATACAGCGGCGCCGCCGCCCAACTGGGACAGGCATACCTCCAGGACGCGGCCGAGCACGGCGTTACGCTGCGCGACCTGAGCGCTCTGCCCGCGGAGAGCGCGGACTATGCGGCCAGCCTGGCGGCGTACGAGAAGCGCCTGCCCGTGCTGCAGGACGGTGGAACCACTACCTATGCGGTCCCATCGTCCCTGCTCGATGCGCCGGAACAACTCAAGATGGCCAACGCATTTGTCAAAGGCCATGACTTGTCCGGCAGGGCCTTTTGCCATATCGGCGATGGGCCGCCGGAGCCCGCATGGCCCCGCTTGTTCGAACGCATGCAGGTCTGGCTGGACACCGCCCCGCAGATTCCCATGATGGTTTCGACCTACGGTCTGCAGCCCTTCCTGTCCGACGCGGCGCAGATTTGGTGCGTTCATCTTCCAATGTTCGATACCGTAAACGGGAAGATCATCCTCGAGCGCGTTCAGAAAGGCGGCGAAGTCTGGTGCTACATCGATCAGAGCCCCCCACGGCCGTACGCCAACTTCTTCGTGGATTATGCGGCCATCGAGCATCGGGCCCTGTTTTGGCAATTGTGGGCACTGGGGGTCCGGGGCATGCATTATTGGAGCGTTAATTCGCTTCCGGCCGGGCGCGATCCCCGGGCAGGCCTCGTAGATATCACCCCGGTCAACGGCGACGGCTTCCTGGTATACCCCTCGGCCAGCGGCCCCGTCCCCTCGATTCGATGGGAGATCATTCGAGACGGCATAGAAGACTACGGTTATCTGGTCCTATTTCGCGAGCTGCAGCGGCGGGCCGAGAAATCGGGGAATCGAGCCTTGCTGGACCGTGTACGCCCGGCGGCCGATCTCGGCCCGGTGGTACCGGACCTGGTTACGTTCACGCGGGAGCCCGAAGTGATGATGCAAAAACGCGACGCCATTGCGCGGGCCATCGTCGAAATGCAGAAGGCGCTTGCGCGCTGA
- a CDS encoding anhydro-N-acetylmuramic acid kinase, translating into MELGSIREKLVRYAIGLTTDSACLGVDAALVRIKGFGPEMLIKVVKDKHFRHPPGLQNRLLSARKTGRELSALSFELGAELAEVAAGLQEVARSENIEVDFISSPGYTAAHLPSRGSDTISGHLSIGEPSVIAARTNLPVVSGFASSDMAVGGQGNVLHPFADWVLFHRPDRVVACLHLGGFASVTVVTPEMKDMIAFDVGPCLVSIDSSVRLLTHATQTRDRDGAIAGKGLVIDEFLDYLLSHAYFSRVPPKSTSRDEFGPEEYLRDALNGRRDHSLEDMIATVTMAVGYSITRSFTRFVYPGYSISRLILSGEGLRNRTLMRNVKTGIKDAIVRKTDRYGIAFNVVDPLSACILANETIFGNSTNILSATGARRPATLGSITMP; encoded by the coding sequence ATGGAACTGGGGAGCATTCGAGAAAAGCTGGTACGCTACGCCATCGGACTGACCACCGACAGTGCGTGTCTGGGCGTGGACGCGGCGCTGGTCCGCATCAAGGGGTTCGGACCCGAAATGCTTATCAAGGTTGTGAAGGATAAGCATTTCCGCCATCCCCCGGGACTGCAGAACCGGCTCTTGTCGGCGCGTAAGACGGGGCGAGAACTGTCGGCGTTGAGCTTCGAACTTGGCGCCGAGCTTGCTGAAGTGGCGGCAGGCCTTCAGGAAGTGGCCCGCTCGGAAAACATCGAGGTGGATTTCATCTCGTCGCCAGGGTACACGGCAGCGCATCTGCCGTCCCGAGGCAGTGATACCATCTCGGGCCACCTCTCGATTGGCGAACCCAGCGTCATTGCCGCCCGCACGAACCTGCCGGTCGTATCCGGTTTTGCCAGCTCCGACATGGCCGTTGGCGGGCAGGGAAATGTACTGCATCCGTTCGCGGACTGGGTGCTGTTTCACCGGCCGGACCGCGTCGTTGCGTGCCTGCATCTGGGAGGGTTCGCCAGTGTTACGGTGGTGACGCCGGAAATGAAGGACATGATAGCGTTCGACGTCGGGCCGTGCCTGGTGAGCATTGACAGTTCCGTGCGGCTGCTTACCCACGCTACCCAGACGCGCGACCGGGACGGCGCCATCGCCGGCAAAGGGCTGGTTATCGATGAGTTTCTCGACTATCTGTTGAGCCACGCCTATTTCTCGCGGGTGCCGCCCAAGAGTACCAGCCGCGACGAATTCGGCCCGGAAGAGTACCTTCGTGACGCGTTGAACGGAAGGCGAGACCATTCGCTGGAAGACATGATCGCCACCGTAACCATGGCGGTGGGCTACAGCATCACGCGGTCGTTTACACGGTTCGTATATCCCGGTTACTCGATCTCGCGCCTGATTCTGAGCGGCGAGGGGCTTCGAAACAGAACTCTGATGCGCAACGTGAAAACGGGCATCAAAGACGCAATTGTCCGCAAAACCGACCGCTATGGCATTGCCTTCAACGTTGTGGACCCGCTCAGCGCCTGTATCCTGGCCAACGAAACCATTTTCGGAAACTCCACCAACATTCTGTCAGCAACAGGAGCAAGACGTCCGGCGACGCTCGGAAGCATCACCATGCCCTGA
- a CDS encoding uracil-DNA glycosylase family protein, with translation MACLPECGVHRKGKVNGETLEKLLERVRACRACAGVLPLGPRPVLRAKASARLLIVGQAPGARVHETGIPWNDPSGDRLRAWMRVERETFYDDSRVAIIPAGLCYPGRYERGGDLPPRKECAALWLEPLLAHLPNVSFIMLCGQHAQTLHLGDRARSSLTETVRAWREYFPEYLPLPHPSFRNLLWMKKNPWFEKQVLPALRRRVRELL, from the coding sequence ATGGCGTGTCTGCCCGAATGCGGCGTGCATCGCAAGGGGAAGGTCAACGGCGAGACGCTCGAGAAACTGCTCGAGCGGGTGCGCGCGTGCCGCGCATGTGCCGGCGTGCTGCCCCTGGGACCCCGGCCGGTGTTGCGCGCCAAAGCGTCGGCGCGGCTCCTGATCGTAGGCCAGGCTCCGGGCGCCAGGGTGCACGAGACGGGCATTCCGTGGAACGATCCCAGCGGAGACCGCCTGCGTGCGTGGATGAGAGTCGAGCGTGAGACGTTCTACGACGATTCGCGCGTGGCGATTATCCCGGCGGGATTGTGTTATCCCGGCCGGTACGAACGGGGCGGGGATTTGCCGCCGCGAAAAGAGTGCGCGGCACTGTGGCTCGAACCGCTGCTGGCACACCTGCCCAATGTGTCCTTCATCATGTTGTGCGGCCAACACGCGCAGACGCTTCATCTGGGAGACCGGGCCAGGAGCTCCCTTACCGAAACCGTGCGGGCATGGCGCGAGTACTTTCCCGAATACCTGCCGTTGCCGCATCCCTCATTTCGGAATCTGCTTTGGATGAAGAAGAATCCCTGGTTCGAGAAGCAGGTGCTGCCTGCGTTGCGCAGACGTGTCCGCGAGTTGCTCTAA
- the murQ gene encoding N-acetylmuramic acid 6-phosphate etherase: protein MRHYLAFDGGGTATRAGLYDEEGHLLREARGGASNPVALGVNACIWVLTQVGREALAGTGLEPEAVGVALSGAWTSGMASWLANRLCEQFRAARAVVCDDIRPVLFANIGDSAGVLAIAGTGSSVVAQMPDGRSDFVGGRGAAFGDCGSAYQIGQSALKAAGHALDGLGPETVLVDLLPKAAGVESFRMLVPWAWHASMRDIARLAETVATAAGRDAVAAACIAEQAGLMAEQVRAGFRKLELPEDAPVLLNGGLFEHCPRYVEAFRHRLEALGVRSAPRLAPVRGHRAALALVQARHLPKTVLATEGRRKPARRAPAEARIQDVFLERLSPKEIVMAMNRLDSEVPAAVARVSDSVALAMEWAAAALSGTGRLIYIGAGTSGRLGVLDASECPPTFGVDPGRVLGIIAGGDAALRTSAEGAEDDTGAALRDLENVQPPIGTSDVVIGIAASGTTPYTLAALVRARDAGARTVLLCCSICAESPAELTIAIDTGPEIVAGSTRLKAGTAMKMALNTISTGAMALSGRVFEGMMVGMRPTNQKLRRRAVAILQALLGLEARSAARLLHDADDDIRTAVVMCRLGMSVERARELLAGASGNLRAVLEAAQEQGK from the coding sequence ATGAGACACTACTTGGCATTTGACGGAGGTGGAACGGCTACGCGGGCCGGATTGTACGACGAAGAGGGCCATCTGCTTCGAGAAGCCCGGGGAGGGGCCTCCAATCCTGTCGCCTTGGGCGTGAACGCGTGCATATGGGTACTGACGCAGGTGGGAAGAGAGGCGCTGGCTGGTACGGGCCTCGAACCCGAGGCGGTTGGAGTCGCATTGTCGGGCGCCTGGACATCAGGGATGGCATCCTGGCTGGCCAACCGCTTATGTGAACAGTTCAGGGCCGCCCGTGCGGTAGTGTGCGACGACATCCGGCCCGTCCTTTTCGCAAACATAGGCGACTCAGCGGGGGTGCTGGCAATCGCCGGAACCGGGTCAAGCGTGGTGGCGCAAATGCCTGATGGAAGGTCGGATTTCGTCGGGGGCCGGGGCGCGGCATTCGGCGACTGCGGCAGCGCCTATCAAATCGGACAGAGCGCGCTCAAAGCCGCCGGGCACGCATTGGACGGCCTGGGACCCGAGACGGTGTTGGTGGACCTGTTGCCCAAGGCCGCCGGAGTGGAATCGTTTCGCATGCTTGTGCCGTGGGCATGGCATGCGTCGATGCGCGACATCGCCCGGCTGGCGGAAACCGTGGCCACCGCGGCCGGGCGGGACGCGGTGGCCGCCGCCTGCATCGCGGAACAAGCCGGTCTCATGGCAGAGCAGGTTCGCGCGGGGTTCAGGAAACTCGAGTTGCCCGAAGACGCCCCGGTGCTGCTCAACGGCGGATTGTTCGAACACTGCCCGCGCTATGTCGAAGCCTTTCGCCATCGGCTCGAGGCGTTGGGCGTGCGTTCGGCGCCGCGACTGGCCCCCGTGCGCGGCCACCGGGCTGCGCTGGCCCTGGTGCAGGCCCGCCACCTTCCCAAGACCGTGCTGGCCACGGAAGGACGGCGAAAACCTGCCCGGCGGGCGCCGGCCGAGGCCCGCATACAGGACGTGTTCCTGGAGCGCCTGTCTCCGAAAGAGATTGTCATGGCCATGAACCGCCTGGATTCAGAGGTGCCCGCGGCGGTGGCCCGGGTTTCGGACTCTGTAGCGCTGGCGATGGAATGGGCGGCCGCGGCGCTCTCGGGCACGGGCCGCCTTATCTATATCGGAGCAGGCACCAGCGGACGCCTCGGAGTACTGGATGCCTCGGAGTGCCCGCCAACGTTCGGGGTAGACCCGGGCCGCGTCCTCGGCATAATCGCCGGGGGAGACGCGGCATTGCGAACGAGCGCGGAGGGCGCGGAAGACGACACCGGCGCGGCCCTGCGCGACCTCGAGAATGTGCAGCCTCCCATAGGGACATCTGACGTAGTGATAGGCATTGCAGCGTCGGGAACCACGCCCTACACGTTGGCGGCATTGGTCCGGGCCCGCGATGCCGGCGCGAGAACCGTCCTTTTATGTTGCAGCATCTGCGCGGAAAGCCCGGCGGAATTGACCATAGCCATCGACACCGGGCCGGAGATCGTCGCCGGTTCGACGCGGCTGAAAGCAGGCACGGCCATGAAAATGGCGCTCAACACGATCTCGACGGGCGCCATGGCGTTGAGCGGGCGCGTATTCGAGGGAATGATGGTGGGGATGCGGCCCACAAACCAGAAGCTGCGGCGGCGCGCGGTGGCGATACTGCAGGCGCTATTGGGGCTCGAGGCCAGAAGCGCGGCGCGTTTGTTGCATGACGCGGACGACGATATCCGGACCGCGGTCGTGATGTGCCGACTCGGCATGTCCGTCGAGAGAGCCCGGGAACTCCTTGCCGGGGCCTCGGGTAATCTGCGAGCGGTGCTAGAGGCCGCACAAGAGCAAGGGAAGTGA
- the hcp gene encoding hydroxylamine reductase — MYCDQCEQTRNGKACTDVGVCGKNADVESLQKILLYGLKGMCAYKHHARRLGKTDPEIDAFVEDALFATVTNVNFDMDTLLELVLKCGEMNLRTMELLNDGHVETFGKPSPVDVKEGIQDGPGILVTGHDMVDLIDLLEQTKGTGIKVYTHGEMLPAHMYPKLRAYSHLAGNYGGAWQKQRMEFEAFGGPVLATTNCVLIPNPATNTYLDRLYTTRVTAVPGAKRLTTNDFSEVIKRAKEIGPLKPSELVTRTIGFHYTTILDIADKVVDAVKSGAIKHFFVIGGCDGAEPGRNYFRDFAYSAPENSIILTMGCGKYRIREHDYGTVAGLPRLLDMGQCNDSYGAIQVALALAKAFNCGVNDLPLTLVISWFEQKAVAVLLTLLHLGVKGIRLGPALPAFVSPNVLALLQEKFDLQPIGKDAEADVNAAMAGA; from the coding sequence ATGTATTGCGATCAATGCGAACAAACCCGGAACGGGAAAGCCTGCACCGACGTGGGCGTGTGCGGCAAGAACGCCGACGTTGAGTCGTTGCAGAAGATTCTGCTGTACGGTTTGAAGGGCATGTGTGCGTACAAGCACCATGCGCGCCGTCTGGGCAAGACGGACCCCGAGATCGACGCTTTTGTCGAAGATGCCCTGTTTGCCACGGTTACCAACGTCAATTTCGACATGGATACGCTGCTTGAACTGGTCCTGAAGTGCGGTGAAATGAACTTGCGCACGATGGAGTTGCTGAACGACGGGCATGTGGAGACATTTGGCAAACCCTCGCCCGTCGACGTCAAGGAGGGCATCCAGGACGGCCCGGGCATTCTCGTCACGGGCCATGACATGGTGGATCTCATCGATCTGCTGGAACAGACCAAGGGCACCGGAATCAAGGTTTACACCCACGGCGAGATGCTTCCCGCGCACATGTATCCCAAGCTGCGCGCGTATTCGCATCTTGCCGGCAACTACGGCGGGGCCTGGCAGAAACAGCGGATGGAATTCGAGGCGTTCGGCGGCCCTGTTCTTGCTACCACCAACTGCGTGCTGATTCCCAACCCCGCGACCAACACCTACCTTGACCGTTTGTATACCACGCGCGTCACGGCGGTGCCGGGGGCGAAACGCCTCACCACGAACGATTTCTCCGAGGTCATCAAACGCGCCAAGGAGATCGGCCCATTGAAGCCGTCCGAACTGGTCACTCGGACCATCGGGTTCCATTACACCACTATCCTCGACATTGCGGACAAGGTGGTGGACGCGGTCAAGTCGGGCGCCATAAAACACTTCTTCGTTATCGGCGGGTGTGACGGGGCCGAGCCGGGCCGCAACTATTTCCGCGATTTCGCTTACAGCGCCCCCGAGAACTCGATCATCCTCACCATGGGCTGTGGGAAGTACCGCATTCGTGAACATGACTACGGCACGGTGGCTGGGCTGCCCCGGTTGCTTGATATGGGCCAGTGCAACGACTCGTACGGCGCAATCCAGGTTGCCCTCGCCCTTGCCAAAGCTTTCAACTGCGGCGTAAACGACCTGCCGCTGACGCTCGTGATCTCCTGGTTCGAGCAGAAGGCCGTGGCGGTGCTCCTCACCCTCTTGCACCTCGGCGTCAAAGGAATCCGTCTCGGGCCCGCCCTGCCGGCTTTTGTCTCGCCCAATGTGCTTGCGCTTCTTCAGGAGAAGTTCGACCTGCAGCCCATCGGCAAGGACGCGGAGGCCGACGTCAACGCCGCCATGGCCGGCGCGTGA
- a CDS encoding Rrf2 family transcriptional regulator, with the protein MLTQTSETALRALVFLMVNKTEEPVPPARIAQHIGASPSYTAKVTAALVRAGILRAHRGMKGGVTLNQLPEQVSLLDVVEACQGKILGDFCQGFDRLELVCAYHRAMAELHEAIIATLKRWTLADLAKAPLPAEEIRDSVPCRIHFTIDGNEG; encoded by the coding sequence ATGTTGACGCAAACTTCCGAGACCGCCCTCAGGGCGCTGGTGTTTCTTATGGTCAACAAGACCGAAGAGCCGGTGCCGCCCGCCCGCATAGCGCAACACATCGGCGCGTCGCCCAGCTACACCGCGAAAGTCACCGCGGCTCTCGTCAGGGCGGGCATCCTTCGCGCGCATCGCGGCATGAAGGGCGGCGTCACCCTGAACCAGCTTCCCGAGCAAGTCTCGCTGCTCGATGTCGTTGAGGCCTGCCAGGGCAAGATACTGGGCGATTTCTGCCAGGGTTTTGACCGCCTCGAACTCGTGTGCGCCTATCATCGCGCCATGGCCGAACTTCATGAAGCCATCATCGCTACGCTCAAACGCTGGACCCTGGCCGACCTGGCCAAAGCGCCCCTCCCCGCCGAGGAAATCCGCGACAGCGTCCCGTGCCGCATACACTTCACCATCGACGGCAACGAGGGTTAG